A section of the Geminocystis sp. M7585_C2015_104 genome encodes:
- a CDS encoding metal-binding protein, which yields MPSGKIHDRITWICLPPVVAGGLVVTRDIILTLCSSVAFVFSGLMFGPDLDIYSLQFKRWGFLRFIWLPYQKLLRHRSFLSHGILIGTMGRVVYFVSVVLAMVVLWGIIGKLILGVSWDWREWIVAGYTEVKENYWQETMAVFLGLELGAMSHYLADIGENWRQSHIQLKARRKKRRGRKK from the coding sequence ATGCCGTCGGGGAAAATTCACGACAGAATTACCTGGATATGTTTGCCTCCCGTGGTGGCGGGGGGGTTAGTGGTGACAAGGGATATAATTTTGACGCTGTGTAGTAGTGTGGCTTTTGTCTTTAGCGGGTTGATGTTTGGGCCGGATTTAGACATTTATTCGTTACAATTCAAACGCTGGGGTTTTCTGAGGTTTATTTGGCTTCCCTATCAGAAACTATTAAGACATAGATCCTTTCTCTCCCATGGTATCCTAATAGGGACAATGGGCAGGGTAGTATATTTCGTCTCAGTAGTCTTGGCAATGGTGGTGTTGTGGGGAATAATCGGGAAACTGATTCTCGGTGTATCTTGGGATTGGCGGGAGTGGATAGTTGCCGGTTATACGGAAGTAAAGGAGAATTATTGGCAGGAGACAATGGCAGTTTTTTTGGGGCTAGAATTAGGTGCAATGAGTCACTATCTAGCAGATATAGGGGAGAATTGGCGGCAGAGTCATATTCAACTAAAGGCGAGAAGAAAAAAAAGACGGGGTAGGAAGAAATAG
- a CDS encoding sulfite exporter TauE/SafE family protein: MLAEVSLLLYRLQQIADSIVSSQLQQVSPVSLAIIYFTGLITSLTPCMLSMLPLTIAYIGGYERGGRLSAFFQSIFFAAGLATTLSALGIFAALFGKVYGQVGKGLPLIVSIIAMVMGLNLLEVIPLPIPQWNIPLPSNKSFPKSLQSYLLGVSFGFIASPCSTPVLITLLAYVSSSGNLILSSLFLGSYALGYVSPLVVAGTFTGIIKSLISLKTVTRWLNPLSGIILVVFGVYSLISRL; the protein is encoded by the coding sequence ATGCTAGCAGAAGTTTCTCTATTGCTATATCGACTACAACAGATAGCAGACAGTATAGTTTCCTCACAACTACAACAAGTCTCCCCTGTCAGTTTAGCAATAATTTACTTTACAGGACTGATTACTAGTCTAACTCCCTGCATGTTGTCAATGCTACCCCTGACAATTGCCTACATTGGCGGGTATGAGAGGGGGGGGAGGTTATCTGCCTTTTTTCAGTCAATCTTCTTTGCCGCCGGCTTAGCCACCACCCTTTCCGCCTTGGGGATTTTCGCCGCCTTGTTTGGTAAGGTATATGGACAGGTTGGCAAGGGTTTACCTCTCATAGTTAGTATCATCGCCATGGTTATGGGTTTAAATCTTCTGGAAGTCATCCCTTTGCCAATACCTCAGTGGAATATCCCCCTACCCTCCAACAAAAGCTTTCCCAAAAGCCTACAATCTTATCTTCTTGGTGTCAGTTTCGGTTTTATTGCTTCTCCTTGTAGTACTCCGGTTCTAATAACACTTCTAGCATATGTCAGCAGTAGTGGCAATCTTATCCTCAGTAGTCTTTTTCTAGGCAGTTATGCTTTGGGTTATGTGTCTCCTCTGGTTGTGGCCGGCACTTTTACTGGTATTATTAAGAGTCTAATATCTCTCAAAACCGTCACCCGGTGGCTAAACCCTCTCAGTGGCATAATCCTAGTTGTCTTTGGGGTTTACTCTCTTATTTCCCGTCTTTAA